The sequence below is a genomic window from Polaribacter vadi.
AACGTATAGTATTACGAACATCATCTTCTGCTTCTATTGTTGGTGTATCTCCAGACACACGAATTAACATTGATGTGTTTGATAAATAAACTGGGTTGAAATAAGTTGAATATCCGTTTATTAATACTTGCTTAAGGCCTAAAAACCCAGAACCCTCAATACGTATTAGCTGTCCAAGACGTGCAAAAGAAACCTCTCTATCTTGCACATCAGAATTTACATCTTGTAAATAAACTTTACTAATGGTAATTGGACCACCACCAGCATTTTCGTCTTCATTTTCACAAGAAGTAAAAGCTATAGCTATAAACATTGTTAGAAACAATGCTATGGGTTTCCAGTAATTTTTGTTTGAAATATATTTTTTCATATTACTATTCAATTTTTATAAATTAAAATAAATCTGTTATTCTTTCTTCAGTAAATTCGTAAGGTACAGGTGCCTCTCTTAACAAAGGATTTTGTACCACCTCAGATTCTGGATAAGGTAAAAGGAAAATACCTTCATTTACTGCTCCAATAGCACGTGCTTGTGTATCTCTAGTAGCGTCTACTGAAACGTCATTTGTTGGAGCATCGTAAAGAATTGGCACAATGTTACCTCTATCTTGAGATGTAATATAATTTATTACTTCTTGTTGTTCGTAATAAGATCTACGTACTAAATCGTACCAATATTGGCCCTCCATACAAAGTTCTATTCTTCTTTCTTTAATGATATCTTCATAAGTTAAACTTGTTTTAGAATCTAAACCTGCACGTGTACGTAATAAATTTACATACATTAAAGCATTAGCATCTGTAGTGGTTTGATTATTACCTAAAACTGCTTCAGCATAGTTTAAATATACTTCTCCTAAACGCATCATATATGTATTTAATGCCGAGTTTTGTCTTGAAATAAGTGGGTTGTCTTTAGTAGAACCTACGACACCTTTTTTTACGTTAACAAATGTGTTTTCATGATCTACTGTATAACCTCCATTAGAAATATTTATTTCTGGATAAAAATCTCCATCTGCCATCCAAGTTGCTTTACGACGTAAATCATCAGTTTCGTATTCTTGCAATACATCATAAGAAGCTCTTGTCCAATAACCATATGCTACATCGTTTCCTGTAATATCAGAACCCAATGCAAAGAATCCTTGTTGGAAATTATTTGTTCCATATTCTCCATTTGGCACCCATTGTAATGCAAATATTGATTCTTGATTATTGTTATTTTCTATTGTAAATAAATCAGCATAATCATCCATTAACATATATGGTCCTTCATTAATTACCTTTTCTGATGCTTTTATTGATAAATCTAAATATTCCTGATTTCTATTACCACTATTTGGGTTATCACTTAAACCAGAATAAGATAAATATATTCTCGATAGCATACCAAAAGCGCTATATTTTGTAACACGACCATTATTTGCTGGTTGCTCTGGTAGATATTTAGCAGCATATTCTAAATCTCTCATTGCAAATTCATAAACATCGTTTCTAGAGTTTTTATTTACAATTGGGTTACTAACCAAATCTTTTGGATTTGTAGAAAGAATAACATCTCCCCATAATGATGCTAAATACCAATAAGCTGTTCCTCTCATAAATCTAGCTTCTGCTATATATAGTTTTTGTGTATCTTCATCTACAGGACTTTGTTGTATGCCATCTATAACGTTGTTAGATTGTTGAACAACATTGTAAAAAGAAGACCAAGCTTCTACTAACGGACCTGTTAAGGCACTTTCTGCTAAATCGCTAAAAGGATAAATATAATCTGAGAAAGGTGCATATAAATTATAGGATTTACCATCTCCTAAACCATAATAAAATTTAGTGTTAAAATCAAACCAAACTCTATTGTAAAGTGGTGCTGTTGCAGCTTTAAAATCATCTTCAGAGGCGTAAAAGTTATCTAGAGTGTAAGTATCATTTGGTTCTACATCTAAAAACTCACTACAACTAGAAAGTGCAGACATTGTAATTAGGATAAGTAAGGTGTATATAATTTTTTTTGTTTTCATATTATATATTATTAAAATTTAACATTTAAGCCTACAGTAAAGATTAATGGAGATGGATATCTACCATTATCAAAACCTGTTAAAAGTGCGTCTTGGTTAATTGATCCTACTTCAGGATCAAAACCTGAATATTTTGTAAAAGTTGCTACGTTTTGTGTATTTGTGTAAACTCTAAGTGATTGAAGACCAAATTTAGAAACCGATTCACTTGAAAAATTATAACCTAAAGAAATGTTTTTAATTCTAATATAAGAACCATCTTCAACAAATCTATCACTAAAACGATAGTTAGATGCAGATGAAGCTGGTGATGCACCTATTCTTGGCATATATTGATCTCCTCCAACAATTTCAACATTACGATAATCGTTTGGCCCATTTGGATCTATTAAATCTAATTGGGCGTAACCTAATGCTGAAGTTAATAGGTTGTGATTATTTCTAGGGTTTTCTAAAAAACGACGTTGATAATTTACAACTTCATTACCATAAGACCCTGTTATGAATATATTAAAATCGAAATCTTTGTATTTAAAAGTGTTACCAAAACCAAAAGTAAAATCTGCTTCTGGATTACCAATGTAACTTAAATCTTGCTCGTTTATAACACCATCATTATTTACATCTTCAAAAATGTAATCTCCTATCCAAGCACTATTTTCTGCAATTTCCATATCTTCTGGTAACGCAGTTGGCACAACATTTCCATTTGCATCTTTGTAGTAAAAATCAGTAGCTTTTTCAAACCTCCCAATAACTTTATAGCCATAATATTGCCCAATTGGTTGACCAACAGCTGTTCTTGTAACTGTTGTTATGTCTGAACCTTCTTGTAAAGTTCTGTCTATAACACCTGTTTCTGATACTAGAGAAAGTACTTTGTTCTCGTTATTTGAAAAAGTAATGTTAGAACTCCAACTAAAGTTTTTAGTTTCTACGTTTAAAGTGTTTAGCGTAAATTCGATTCCTTTATTTTCAAGTGAACCAATATTTACAAAAGGTGCAGCTGCAGAACCTTGTCCTTGAGAACCAACGTAAGCTGGTAAAGGTAATAATAATAGTAAGTTTTTTGTCTTCTTATAATACAAGTCAGTAATAAACTCAACTCTATTGTTAAAAAGACTTAAATCTATACCAAAGTTACTGGAAGCAGTTGTTTCCCACTCTAAATCTGGATTTGCAATATTAGCTGCAAGAACACCTGTACCCCAATTGGTAGCAGTTGCATTTAATGCTATTGTATATCTATTATTTGGTACAGCTTGGTTACCTACTTCTCCCCATCCTAAACGAAATTTTAAATTACTTATTACATCACTATCTTTTAAGAAGTTTTCTTCTGAAGCTTTCCAAGCGAATGCAGCTGAAGGAAAGGTTCCCCATTTATTACCTTCTGCAAATCTAGAAGAACCATCTCTACGTACTGTTGCAGTAAGTAAATATTTATCATCAAAATTATAAAATACTCTACCAAAATAAGAACTTATAGTACTAACATTACTGTTGTTACGAACATTAGCAGTTGTTGGATCTCCAGCACTTAAATCCGTTACTCCGTTTGATAAATATCCAGATACAGAACCAAATAAGTTTTCATACGAACTTTTTTGTAATTCTTGACCTAAAGTTAAATTAAGATTATGAGCACCAAAAGTATTATTATAAGTTAAAACATTATTCCAACTCCAAAATTTGCTAAATGTTTTTTCTCTAGAACCTGAAGCTACATCAGTAAAATCGAACTCACTAAAATAATAAGAAGGATTAAATGTATATCTGTTTCCAAAACCATAGCTAAAAGCATATTCTGATTTTACTTTAAGAGCATTCATTATTTTAACTTCTGCATATGCATTAGCTCTAACACCAATTTGTTCGTTTCTGTTTTCATTTAATAAAGCTTTACCTACTGGATTTGATGGTGCAAACTCATCACTTGGACCAGCAAAGGAACCATCAGGGTTGCTTACAGGAACATTTGGTGTTTGTCTTAATGCTGTTATAATTAATCCATCATTAGAAAAAGTATTTTCTTGTTTAGAATTACTTATAGCAATATTTACGCCTAATTTTAAATAATCTTTAACTTGAGAATCTATTACACCTCTTAAGTTAAATCTATTAAAACCAGAACCAATAGCAATACCTTCTTGTTCTAAATAGCCAATACCCATAGCAAAGGTTGTTTTTTCGTTACCACCTGATGCAGAAAAGTTATGGCTTTGCATTAGAGCTTTAGTGAACATTTCTTCTTGCCAATCTGTACCTTCTCCAAATAAATCTGCTCTGATAAAGTTATTGTCTCTTTCTACAATTCCTAAATCTGATCTTGTATTTTTATGAGTAGCATATTCTTGAAGGTTTAAGACGTCTAATTTTTTTGGTATTTCTTGAAAACCAAAATAAGTATCATAACCTAACGAAAGTCTACCATTTCTTCCACGTTTTGTAGTAATCATAATAACACCATTAGAAGCTCTAGAACCATAAATAGCAGTTGCAGATGCATCTTTTAAAACATCAATAGAAAGTATGTCTGATGGATTAATAGATGATAAAGGATTTTCGGTATTAGAACCTGTACCACCACTAATAACCACACCATCAATAACAAAAATGGGCTCGTTACTTAAACTTAATGAACTTATACCACGTATACGAATTGAAGAACTACCTCCTGGAGCACCACTATTTTGTTGAATTTGAACTCCTGCAGCACGACCCTGTAGTACTTGATCTATAGTTGTACTAACCGTTTTCTCTATTGATTCGCTAGAGATAGAAACGACGGAACCTGTTAGATCGCTTCTTTTCATTGTTCCGTAACCAATTACTACAATTTCGTCAAGTGCTTGAGAGTCTTCTACCAAAATTACATCAATTGAGGTGGTGTTATTTACAGAAATTTCTTTACTGGTGTAGCCAAGATAACTGAAGACTAATATACCATCAGTAGGTACGTTTGAAATTGTATAGTTTCCATCAAAGTCAGTTGAAGTCCCTTTTGCAGTTCCCTTAATTAAAATAGTTACTCCAAGTAATGGTCCCTGTTTATCAGTTACAGTTCCTGAAACTGTTACTTGAGCGTTTAAGTAACCGCAAAACAAGAACATTAAACCTAAAAAAACTCGCTTTCTAATGTTTTTGTTTTTAAAAAATAAAAAGTTTATCATAAAATTTAGTTTAAAAATAATTTTTACATTTCTGTAGTTGTTCTATAATCTATGTATTCTATTTTACCATAAATATGCACTATCTTGACAAAGATATAAATATTTTTAAATAAAACAATCGATTGCGTAAATATTTACTAAAATTAAAAAAAACCATTATTTTTATTAAAAATAGCTTTTAAAAAACTCAAATAAATGTTGATTTTTTTTTCTGATAAAACTAATTTTATTTGGTAGTAATAAATCTAATAGTAAACGTATATCCTTATCAAATCCTTACTATAAAAGGACTTAAAAAACCAAGAAATTATTAATCAGATGAATCTAATTTTTGAATGATACTCTTAAGAAAAACCATCAATTATTTTCTACCTGATAAATGAAAATTGGGTTTTATATTTAGATGTTTATTCTAAATTCTATTTTTCAGGTTCAAAAATTATCATGTTTTTGAATCAAAAAATAATTGGTGAAAATTATTTAAGAAAACGAAACTCTAATTATTAGATTCTTTTGCTTTAAAATGTCTTTTTCTGTTGTAACCAATAATAGCAATTGTTAGTACAATGATATTTAAAATGGTTCCAAGCTTTGCATCTTTCCAATCCATAATAATTAAATATTGTGAAAGACAAACCGCTATAATTATCAAGTTTATCCATTTTTTATTATTTAGTAACGCTGAGGATGCATATAAGAATAATAAAAATGTAAGTAGCCAAAGTGCTCCCATAGGTTTTGAAATACTTAAAAGTCCTTTAAATATTTCTGTCGTGAAAAAGGCTTTTATAAAGCCTATTAAATGTAACAAACCATGAAAAATAAGTAATAATGCATAAAAGTATTTCATAATTTAATTTTTAGTGATTTCTAATTTTCCTGTTATTTGATTTAGGGTAATTTAAAATACTAAAGGGGTTTCTTCTGTATTAATTTTGTTGGAAAATTCTCCAATAAAATTTAGGTATTTTTCTTCTTTCTTAATATAATTTGCTTTTCGTATCAATATCAGAAAGTTCTTCATAAACTAAAGAGTTTCAACAGAAGTTCAATTTCTAAAAAAATTGTTTGTATTATTCTATTGTCTTTATTTGAATAATTTATAATTGTTTTTTTTAATCAAAGAAGGAGGAAATAGGTACAATAAAGGTTGTCTCTGTAATATGAGATAACAAATATGATTATTAGCTAAAAGCTAGTGCTATATCTTTGATTTAAATTCTGTATTATCATAATTGAGTTAAAAAATTAATAGCTAAGTTACAAGAGATAAAAAAGATAAACTATGATAATAATTAGTTTAATAATTTATTTTATGATTTTGTTTTGTGTTTCAACTTATGTTTCACAAAATCAATCTATTAATGTCTTATAAATATATAAAAAATAATAATAAACATATTGTAAAATAAAAAATATAGAAAAGATTAGATTTTTTTTATAAAAAATTAATATGTTTTGATATGCATTAATTAAAAAAAAACAAATGAAATTTTTTATTGACACAGCAAATTTAGATGAAATTGTATAAGTGCAGGTTATAGGTATTTTAGATGATGTAACAATGAATTCATCTTAAATAAAATAGGAAGGAATTACCAGGGTAAAAGATATTTTAATTGACTATAAAAATGAAATTAAGAAATTATTTATAGCTATGTCCGCAATTATAAGTAACATTATTTTAGAACGTGACATTAAATTAAAAAAAGCCAAAGAATTGTTTTCTTTGGCTTTTTTTAGTGCTTTTATATACTAAATGTTTATCCTAAATAATAACGTAAAAATTCTGTTTTAGATTTACTCTGTAAACGTCTAATAGCTCTTTGTTTTACTTGTCTTACACGTTCTCTTGTTAAATCAAACTGTTCACCTATTTCTGCTAAACTACAAGGAGATTTACGTCCTATTCCGTAAAACATTTTAATAACTTTAGCTTCTTTTTGAGATAAGGTTCCTAAAGCTCTATCAATTTCAGTAGTTAAAGATTGTTTCATTAGTTCGTTATCTGGTCTTGGCGAATCTCCAGATTGTAAAACATTATACATATTAGAATCTTCACCTTCTCTAAAAGGAGCATCCATAGAAATATGTCTGCCAGAGTTTTTCATACTTTGCTCAACACTACTAACAGTAGTATCTAATTCATTCGCAATTTCTACATACGTAGGTATTCTTTCATTACGTTGTTCTAATTTCGAGTATATTTTTTTAATCTTACTAATACTTCCAATCTTATTTAAAGGCAAACGTACAATTCTAGATTGATCTGCTAATGCAGACATAATTGATTGACGAATCCACCAAACAGCATAAGAAATAAACTTAAAACCTCTAGTTTCATCAAATCGTTTTGCAGCTTTTACCAAGCCTAAATTACCTTCATTAATTAAATCCGATAATTTTAAACCTTGATTTTGGTATTGTTTTGCCACAGAAACAACAAATCGTAAGTTCGCTTTTACCAATTGATCTAATGCTTTACCATCTCCTTTTTTTATTTTCAAAGCCAGTTCAACTTCCTCATCAGCAGTTATTAAGCCAATTTTACTAATTTCTTGAAAATATTTATCTAAAGATTTTGCATCACGATTGGTTACTTGTTTACTTATTTTAAGTTGTCTCATATATAGTATAAAGTTTTTTTAAAGATTAATATTAAATAAATAGATTACAATCATCACAATTTTTTATTTTGCCATAATAAGTTTCTCTATATTTATGTAGTGTTTTTGTTGGGATGCCTAAAACGTATTTTTTAATATAAGTAACACGTGAGTTTAACATACCCATTGCAGAAGAATAGTATTTTTCTTGTCTTGTTCTTCTTTTAATTTGAATAATTTTCATAATAGTAAATTTAGAAATGCTCAAAAAAGCATTTTTAAGTTTGATAATAAAATATTTTGGTTGAATATCTTTTGTGCAAAAAATAGATGCAAAAAAGTTAGCTAGAAAGCTTGATCGCTAAAATTATGAGAGTGATGAACAAAAAGGCTAAAATTGAAATTATAGCACTTGATATTTTGATTACGAAAAATTGATGTAATTCTCATAGAGTGCAAAAATACGAAAAATAAGTCGATTTTGCTAAAAATTAGCGCTTTATTATCGTTTTTTGTTTAAAAATGCTTAAAAACACATACTTTTTGTCTATTTTTAAAAGAGCTAAAGTTTGTGTTGTTTGTGCTAAGTCAGTCTAAATTATTCTTGTAATTTTGCATCCAACCCTAAAAATAATTTGAATCATGAAAATGATGCATAAATTTATATTTACAATAACTTTACTATTTCTTACTTCTTGTAGTTTTAGTTCTAAGAAAGATCGTATTAATAGAAATTTAGTTGATAATAAGAATATATCATTATTAAATATTGATGAAGATCAAAAAATAATTATCAGAAAAGATTATTATGGTACGTATTCTTTTAGTAGCTGGAATGCCTATAATGTTGCCAATACACAGATTCACCAAGTTAAAAATTTAGAATATAATAGCTCTGTAGAACGTATAGAAAATTTAGAAAAAAACATCTCAAAATTATCTTCAACAATTCCTGATTGGTTAGAAACAAATAAAGTTTTAAAAGAGATTGAGGATGTTAAGGAAGAATATGCAACATTACTTAATGAGAAAGATAAATCTACAAAAGCAATAAGAGAGAATTGGGAAGAGTTAAGTAACGAATTCGATGATTTGCGTGAAGAGTTAAGCGAAACTGTGAAAGATTATAGAACAGAATAATTTTAAACGGATTCTTAATTTAAAGACATTTTTAAGTTGTTTTTCATCTAAAATTGTTACTTTTATATACCAACCAAACTCAAAAATTACGATGAAGACATTTTTAAAGATTTTATTAACGGCTTTAGCAGTAATACTTTTAGCAAATATTTTACCAGGAGTAGAGGTTGCAGGTTATGTTTCTGCAATTATTGTAGCTATTGTAATTGCGCTGTTAAATATGATAGTAAGACCACTTTTAATTTTTTTAACATTGCCAGCAACTTTAATAACTTTTGGGTTATTTATTTTTGTAATTAACGCAATTATAATTCTATTGGCAGATAAATTAGTTGATGGTTTTACAGTAACAGGTTTCTGGGCAGCACTTTTCTTTAGTATTTTACTATCTATTTTTAGATCTTTCTTATTTACTTTATTAGATGATAAAGAAAAATAGTTAATCCTTAAAAGCAGCTCTTTGTAAACGATCGTTCATCGATTTTCCCAAACCGAAATTTGGCATTTCTTCTACAATTATTACATCTAAATTTAAAGAATCTAATTGATGCAAACTGTCGTACAATTTTGAGGCAGCCTCTTGCAAGTTTTTTTCTTCGGATAAAATAATTTGAGTATCAATTTTATCGCTTCTATAAAAAGTATTAAACGTTAAAACCCCTATTTTTTTATTGGGATGTTTTTCAATTTCTGATGTAATATCCGTGGTTAAAATAGTTTGCGTTTTTGGAGAATAATGTTTGTTCAACATTCCTGGAGCATCTGGGTTTTCTTCCTTTTTATTTTTGATGGAAATTTTGCCAACAACAGCTTCAATATCTTCCACAGACAAAGCACCTAATCTATAAATAATAGGTTCATTATCTTCAAAACCAATAATGGTAGATTCTATTCCATTTTTACAAAAACCACCATCTAAAACCATCTTAAGTTCGTCTTTAAAATAATTCTCTACGTGTTCTGGTTTTGTTGGGCTAATATTATTAAAAGGGTTTGCACTTGGTGCTGCCAAAGGAAAAGACAATTGTTCTAAAAGCGATAACGTTACAGGGTGATTTGGTACACGAACTGCAACAGTATCTTTGCCTGCAGTAATTATACTAGGAATATTTTTATTCTTTTTTAGCACTAAAGTCATAGAACCAGGCCAAAAAGTATTTGCTAAAATTCTCGCTTTTTCAGGAATTTCAGCAACAATAGTTTCCAACTCATCTACAGATGAAATATGCACAATTAAAGGATTAAAAAACGGACGCTTTTTAGTTTCAAAAATACGTTTAATTGCTTTTTCACTAAAAATATTACCAGCTAAACCATATACAGTTTCTGTAGGAATTGCCACCAATTCTTCGTTTTCTAATAACGAAATTGCTTTTTGTATGTCTTTGGAAATGATGCTCATAATTGTTTGCAAAATTACATATAAAATCAATAGATTTTTTAAAAATCAGCATCAACTGTAAAACTCATTTTTTTGTGAGTTGTTGGATGCAAAAATTCAATAAATTGAGCATGCAAATGCAATCGATTTGCTTTTTTACCATACAAATCATCACCCAAAATAGGAGTGTTTAATCCGTTTTTATGAGCTGCATGCACTCGTAATTGATGTGTTCTACCAGTAATTGGATAAAAATAAACCCGAGTTTTTCCATTTTCTTTGTTGATGATTTCCCAATTAGTTTCTGCATTTTTTCCATGCACAAAATCTACTAGTTGTTTGGGTCTGTCATCTAAATCTACTCTAATTGGCAATTGAATATTTCCACTTTTTTCAGCCAAATCTCCATTTAATAAAGCAACATAGCGTTTTTTTACAGTTCTGTTTATAAACTGACTTTGTAAAACTTTATTGGCTTCTTTAGTTTTGGTTAATAATAAAATGCCAGAAGTAGACATGTCTAGTCTATGCACAATTAATGGACCAGTTGCCAATGGATATTTTTCTTTAATTCTGCTATACACAGAATCTTGAATGGTTTTGCCAGGAACTGATAAAAATTCAGCAGGTTTGTTTACCACAATTAAAATATCATCTTCAAAAATAATATCTAGCTTTTTGTCTTCGGATAAATTTTCTAGTAACAAATTCGAATCCATTTCAATACCTTTTAACATGTGGTTTAAAATGGGTTTGCATCTACTTTGGCAAGCAGGATAAAAATTTTTGTGCTTTCTAATGGCTGAGTTTGGCGAAATTCCCCACCAAAATTCTGCCATACAAATGGGTTTTAAATCGTTTGCAAAAGCGTAATTTAATAATTTTGGAGCAGCACATTCTCCAGAACCAGCAGGAGGTTTTATTAGTGGATCATCAAAAATAGTTAACAGACTTTTTAGCTTTTTTTGTTGATTTAAAAAAGCATATTTACTAAATAAAGTCTGCTGTAAAAAGTTCGATTTTTCTTTTCGTTCTATTTTGAGAAATGAAATTCTATCTTCAAAAAAAGCCAATTCGTTATTCGATTTTACAACTTTTGTTTGATAATATTCCACCAATTCTTTGTAAAAAAACTGATCATTATAACTTTCTTGCGTTAGTTTTTCAGTTAACTTTTTAAACTCCAACTCATTTAAAAGTGAAGTTGCATTTTTCTTTCTAAGTTTTCTGTTTTTTTTAGAAAGTTTCATTTTTTTTCGCTGATTTTCTAAATCATCAGCAATTTCTTGATGTAGTTTTTTGTTCGCTTTTTTAATTTTTAGATAGTTTTTATCTTTCTTTAAAATGCTTAATTCCTCATTAATTGCATCAATTTCAGCTTCACCTTTAATGTAAAAACTACCTTCAGTTCTCATATTAAAAACAGGAGGAACAAATTTTTCAGGTAAACTTTTATCAGCCAATTTCCCAGAAAAAGCAGCTAAATAACCAACTTCATCATTCTTATTTTTTACCACTAAAACTCCGAACATTTTACCAACTGGCAATTCATCACTATTTGTATGGATGCCAAAATTGTGTTTAAAATCTGTTTGATTTTGTAAATATTGATGAATTTCTTCTGCTGCAAGAACAGCTAAAGGATGTGCATCATAATAAAAAGGAAATGTAAATTTCTTTGGAAAATCAATTTCAGAAATATCAGAATTAAAATGTAGGAAGTGTTTCAATTTGTTTTTAAGTAAATGTCAAAGATAGGCAGTTTATCAATATAATACAGAATTAGTGGTTTTTTAAAAACCGATTTCAATTCAGTTTCCTAAAGAGTTAAAACTAACTTTATTTGCGTTAAATGGATCTTTGTTATTCGTTTAGTTTTGTATCAAACTTTAAAACGTTAATATGAAAAGTATAAAAATAAACTCAATAAAATTATTTGCATTAGCATTCACAGCATCAAGTTTTATGTTTTTTTCTTGTGATACTCCAAAGAAAAATACTACTGAAAACAATGAAATTTCTGAAGTTATAGAAACTGAAAAAGATAATTTAGAAGTAGAAAAAGAAATTGCTGAAGGTGATGTTGAAAGAATGAATATGAAAGAAGGTGAAGTAATAACACGTTCTTATAAAATAAAAGAACAAACACCAATTGTATATAATTTAGATGCAAATGGAATTGCTGGTTTTGATGATTGGAAAGATTTTACAGTTGTTAATTATGAGCTTGCAGAAATTAGAAAAAGTAATTATGTAACGACTTCACAACGTATTAAAAACATGAATTACAGAATTGCTAATTTAGGAAACACAATTCCTTCTTGGTTAAAAACGGAAGAAGTTATGGAAGATGTTGCAGATATTCAAAAAGAATATTTAGAGCTAATTAAAGAAAGCAATGCTCCAGAAAAAGAAGTAAAAGAAAATTTAGAAGAGCTTTCTGAAAAATTCGACGATTTAAAAGAAGAATTAGATGAAACTGTTGCTGAATATGTAAAAATTCACGAAAGTGCCATCGAAGAATTTAACGAAGAATTCAAAAAAGGAAAAATAGAAGCTGCTATTGAAGAGTATAATGAAGAAATTAAAAAGTTAGATAAAATTATTGAAAAGAAGAAGTAATAATTGAATTAGTAAGAAAGAAGAAAAGGTTTTTTTTTAAAATAGGGTAGATGTTTCATCTACCTTATTTTTTTGTTTCAAATTTACTCTTTGCTTTTTAAAATCAAGGATTTA
It includes:
- a CDS encoding RluA family pseudouridine synthase, giving the protein MKHFLHFNSDISEIDFPKKFTFPFYYDAHPLAVLAAEEIHQYLQNQTDFKHNFGIHTNSDELPVGKMFGVLVVKNKNDEVGYLAAFSGKLADKSLPEKFVPPVFNMRTEGSFYIKGEAEIDAINEELSILKKDKNYLKIKKANKKLHQEIADDLENQRKKMKLSKKNRKLRKKNATSLLNELEFKKLTEKLTQESYNDQFFYKELVEYYQTKVVKSNNELAFFEDRISFLKIERKEKSNFLQQTLFSKYAFLNQQKKLKSLLTIFDDPLIKPPAGSGECAAPKLLNYAFANDLKPICMAEFWWGISPNSAIRKHKNFYPACQSRCKPILNHMLKGIEMDSNLLLENLSEDKKLDIIFEDDILIVVNKPAEFLSVPGKTIQDSVYSRIKEKYPLATGPLIVHRLDMSTSGILLLTKTKEANKVLQSQFINRTVKKRYVALLNGDLAEKSGNIQLPIRVDLDDRPKQLVDFVHGKNAETNWEIINKENGKTRVYFYPITGRTHQLRVHAAHKNGLNTPILGDDLYGKKANRLHLHAQFIEFLHPTTHKKMSFTVDADF